tttttcttgaaactattggtcttgtcaaccatcaacacttgatgctttttctagatttctaccttcgccgatttcagcatcttgAAGAGCTCggtaatcgttttcgtcatcccttgcatattatagtttatcacgaagttctagtagcttggtgatagtgactagagaactccgtaaatcactatcttatctggaagattaactcccacttgattcaagcgattgtactacccatacattctgagtacatgctcactggctgagccattctccgccatcttgtaggcaaagtacttgtcagaggtctcatacctctcgacatgggcatgagttcaaaataccaatttcaactcttggaacatcttatatgctccatggagttcaaaacatttttgaagtcctgattctaagccgtaaagcatggtgcactaaactatcaagtagtcatcatacccagcttgtcaaacgttcataacgtctgcatctgctcctgcaataggtccgtcacttagcggtgcatcaaggacatagttcttctgtgcagcaacgaggataatcctcagatcacggacccagtccgcatcattgctactatcatctttcaacttagttttctctgggaacatataaaaaacataggggagctacaacgcgagctattgatctacaacatagatatgcaaatactatcaggaccaagttcatgataaattaagttcaattaatcatattacttaagaactcccacttagatagacatccctcgagtcatctaaatgattacgtgatccaaatcaactaaaccatgtccgatcatcacgtgagatggagtggtcttcaatgttgaacatctctatgttgatcatatgtactatatgattcacgttcgacctttcggtctctagtgttccgaggccatgtctgtacatgctaggctcatcaagtttaactcgagtattccgcatgtctaaaactgtcttgcacccgttgtatgtggacgtagagcctatcacaccagatcatcacatggtgtctcagcacgacgaactgtcacaatggtgcatactcagggagaacacttataccttgaaattttagtaagggatcatcttataatgctaccgccatactaagcaaaataagatgcataaaagataaacatcacatgcaatcaaaatatgtgacatgatatggccatcatcatcttgtgcctttgatctccatctccaaagcaccgtcatgatctccatcgtcaccggcttgacaccttgatctctatcatagcatcgtggtcgtctcgccaactattgcttctacaactatcgctaacgcatagtgataaagtaaagcaattacatgacatttgcatttcatacaataaagcgacaaccataaggccattgccacttgccgataacttttacaaaacatgatcatctcatacaataacatatatcacatcatgtcttgaccatatcacatcacaacatgccctgcaaaaacaagttagacgttctctactttgttgctgcaagttttacgtggctgctacgggcttctagcaagaaccgttcttacctacgcattaaaaccacaacggtgatttatcaagttttctattttaaccttcaacaaggaccggccacagtcaaattcgattcaactaaagttggagaaacagacacccgccagccacctttatccaAAACTAGttacatgtctgtcggtggaaacgatctcatgaacatggtcatgtaaggttggtctgggccgcttcatccaacaataccaccaaatcaaaataatacattggtggtaagcggtatgacgatcaccgcccacaactctttatgttctactcgtgcatatcatctaatcatagacctggctcggatgccacagttggggaacgtagcatgcaatttcaaaaaaatcctacactcacgcaagatctatctaggagatgcatatcaatgagagggggagagtgtgtctatgtaccctcgtagaccgaaagcggaagcgtttgacaacacggttgatgtactcgaacttcttctcgtttcaaccgatcaagcaccaaacgtatggcaccttcgagttctgcacacgttcagctcgatgacgtccctcgaactcttgatccagcaaatttttgaaggagagttctgtcagcacgacagcgtggtgacagtgatggtgaagtgatccacgcagggcttcgcctaagcactacgaagatatgaccgaaggcgtaaactgtggaggggggcgccgcacacggctagcaattgttggtgtgtgttctagcggtgtccccccttcatatatataggttgaaggggaggagaggcagccaagggggcgccccaagtaggaggaatcatacttggggtcctcccaattcagcctcccccctttcctattcctgttCGGAGTAGGAATGGAAGAGGGGgggatcctattccctttttcctttcctccttccccttttatactccaatttggccagcccatatgggaggggcgcaccagccccttaggggctggtatgtccccctcttggcccattaaggcccatgtacttgccggggggatgcccgaaaccccttccggtgacctgatatgcacctggtacccccggaacacttccggtgtctgaatatcatcgtccaatatatggatctttacctctcgaccatttcgagactcctcatcatgtccgtgatctcatctgggactctgaacaacatttggtcaccaaatcacgtaagtcatataatacaaaatcgtcatcaaacattaagcgtgcggaccctacgggttcgagaactatgtatacatgaccgagacacctctcagattaataaccaacaacggaacctggatgctcatattggttctcacatattctacgaagatatttatcggtcgtaccgtaatgacaacatacgttattccctttgtcatcggtatgttacttgcctgaggctcgatcatcggtatctccatacctagttcaatatcattatcggcaagtctctttacttgttccgtaatgcatcatcccacaactaactcattagttgcattgcttgcaaggcttattatgatgtgcattaccgagagggcctagagatacctctccgatactcggagtgacaaatcctaatcttgatctatgccaacccaacaaacaccttcggatatacctatagagcatctttataatcactcagttacgttgtgacgtttgatatcacacaaggtattcctccggtatctgggagttgcataatctcatagtcaaaggaatatgtatttgtcatgaagaaagcaatagcaataaaactgaacgatcaacatgctaagctagcagatgtgtcatgtccatcacatcattctcctaatgatgtgatcccgttcatcaaatgacaacacatgtctatggctaggaaatttaaccatctttgattaacgagctagtctagtagaggcttactagggacacggtgttttgtctatgtatccacacatgtatcaagtttccggttaatataattctaggatgaataataaacatttatcatgatataaggaaatataaaataacaactttattattgcctctagggcatatttccttcaacagttTTGAGATGGTTCGCATTTAATGTCTCTGATAGGCAGATTCTTTGCTTCCTTCGCGGAGAAGGAAGCCGTAGGGTGCGGTGCTTCCCGGGCGAATTCGGGAAGCGCTTTCCGGGGTTGGAGCCTCGCGAAGACTTAGCGAGGAGAACTCCTGGACTCCGTTCTCCAAATGACGAGTTGCCAAGCTCCCAATTGCACTGGTCTGTGCGGCATTGCTTGTCGGGTGGCATCGTCAAGGGCCATTGAAACACAATATAAGGAGCCCCATCTTGACATGGACGAGGAGGGCTTTTTATGCAACTCCAAAGGTAAAAACGAGAAACTGTCATGTCGACGAAGACAAGTTATTATGTTTAGCATGAAAGAAAATTAGTCTTGATGCGGTCATCGGTGCCAAGAACCGATGAACACTTATTGGAAGTGTATCAAAGAGTTCTTCGGTGCACACAATACTATGGCAATGACCGATCGCAAGCTTCGGCCCGCCATCGATGGTCTATTTTACATCGGTGCCATGGGAGGGTGCAATGGGAGGATTCATGGGTGCCATGGGTGGTGCCATGGGAGGAGGCATGGAAGCAAACCATGGAGATCATGCAAGCACAAGTGATGGCAATGGAGGCAATGATATTTGAGTGGCTATGCGTTTATGTTCTATGCTTATGGTTGTGATGTATTTGTGTTTGTAATGCACTATGCTTTTGTTTGTGTTGCACTATGCTTATGGCTTGAAATTTATTTTGATATGTGGATTTAAAGTTCAATTTGATATCTTGTTGATTATGTGTGGTGATCCTGTAAATTTTAAATTCTATCCATAGCTCATGTGTTGTTTCAATATGTATGAAATTGTGAAGACGGACGTATTTGGGTGCCCTATTTTACATCATGTTCTGGTGACCTAAAACCTTCTCTCTTCTTCCCTAAAACTTTTTTAGGTGGCCTGTTTTGCATTATCGGTTGGAAATGCTTTTAGAGGGGCTTTGCTAACAACAATGTGTGCAAATTTATGACCTAAAATATCCTAGAAACAAACAAAAATCTAtacccctactaataaagcaaggtgtgtttcgtcgattttttcatccgttcagcgTCGAAAATTATTTTTCTATcctaggtggtactaaattttggtGCGTCCGTCTGTTTTTTTTAGTAATACAGAATTTTGTACTCGGTCCGCACACGTTGTAGCCTAGCGAAATCAGCCCACTTATTTGCCTGTCCATGTAGCGGCAAAAATCCTATATCTCGCTCTTTGCGGTAGATAGTCGGAGTTCGTACAGGGCACCCAAGCCGACCCGTTCTTTTTCCTCATCCAAATTTATATTTATTTTTACCTTATTCCATAATTAATTTTTGTAAAATTTTCGAAAAATGTTTGATTTACAATATTTTCTTCCCATTTTAAAAATGTTTGAAACATTAATTTATTTTCTCATTTCGATTTTctttaaattcacaaatattccaatttTTCTATTTAAAAAATATTCGAAATTTGAAATATATTCCTGTTTTAGTAAAATGTTCACAGATTCAAAATACTGTCCATGGTTAAAAACACATTTTATAAAACTGTTCTGAATGTTCAAAACATGTTTCATTTTCAAAAGTCgatcacaaatttaaaaaatgtttgggtATTGATAAAAGGTTCATGTCTTCAAAAGATGAtgttgtttcaaattttgttcatgtttttttccAAAATGAATAGAATATTAAAAACAATGTTcataatttaaaaaaagttcatgtttCCAAGAATATTCGGCAATTCATATTTTTCAAATAGTTCAAAAAATATTTTAAATCTAACGTTGCACTATGTTCTTAAATATTCGCCTGGCTATCGGTTAGCAGTAGACATTTGTTGTCGTGGCTAGCGGCACGTGGTTGGGTTTTTAAGGTCTTGTGTTTGATTGTTCAACATGTCGTTTTTTGGATTATTACTCATGCCTTGCAAACACAGGTTATTTCGATGCCTACCAGTGGGGGTGCCCAGACGCGAACTGTTGTGTGTCCCATGCGCTATTTGATGCAACTAGCGTCATATAATATCTTCCATGCAGCTGccctaagaaaagaaaaaaatatatgttTAGATTTTGTTCCGCCCATTCCACACGTAGCTCCCCAATTTTTTCGGTTATCCCCCGGGTGGGCCAAACTGGACCTACCACGTATTTTTGTTTCTGTCGAACTGACGAGCAGCAAGGGGACTGAACTATGGACCTTCCCTATTGTGCCGATGGATAAAACCAGCTCAGCTAGCTTGCAATTATAATAGGAACAATCCCATCTTGAAATTTTATACTAAATCACACTGGTTTTATATGTCTCTAAGTTGTCTGGAAATAAGGAGGTTGTGTGAGAATAAGGAAGTTGTCTCGAGAATTATGAGCAGAACGAGGGACTCCACAAATTATTGCTGGAGGTAACTTGCACGTGCTAATAAAAGACAATATGTTGGTTGGCTATAATGGAAAGAAATTGTGGGCACATGCTAATAAAACAGAATATATTGGTTTTGCTCTAATTAATAAAATTTATGGGCATGTGAGCGCAAAAATAGTTGAAGAAAATAAACCCTGATAATGAAGGGACATTCATGCCTGGTTACGCGCTGATTATGCTAATGCAACATAATTTATGCGCTACAATTAGTAATCCATCTGATTACGTCATCGTTGAAGAAAGTGGTCGAAGCAACCATGTCTCGAAGGTCGCGCATAGCAACCAAATGAGAACGCAACCACAACTCCGAGACAGAGGTGGACCCGAAGGGAAAAAAAGGTACCCGTTGGGTGGTCGCTGCCACGCTGACTAACCACACCACTATCAAGACCTCGCGGGCCAAACATGACTCGTGAGAAGACTGCAGCTACTCACTCTGTCGCCCATCGTCGTGGAAACTGTTTTGATGAACACATCAATTATCTCTCCCTCTGtttgttgcaaaaaaaattatCTCACCGTTGCAACGCACGGTCATATGTGCTAGTTCAAGAGAAAAGCATATACCTTTTATCAGTGCGCGCACACACATACACACTTTCATTACAAAGTTCACACAAGTTCAAAGCCTCCTCTTCCAAGTTGATCACAATCCACACTGATACAGGAGGTATAAATACGTGGCACATATACAACGCCACGGAGGGCTCAGATCTTGCGGATAAGAAGTTGAGCACCATATTGGGGTTGGAGGGTCATCACCATCATTGGTGCATGAACATAGGATGGCGAGACATCAAACGCAAACCGCTGGAGCACCATTGCAAGCACCAACTTTGCCTCGACCATCGCGAGATTCTGGCCAACACAGATGGCAGGGCCAATCCCAAAGGGGAAGTATGCACCGAGGTGATAGCTCTTGCCATCTGCAAACCTCGATGGATCAAACTCCTCCGCATTAGCTCCCCATATGTCAACATCATGGTGAATGTCAATAATAGGCAGGTTGAGCTGAGTGCCTGCAGGGATGTCAAGTTTGCCCAGCTTCACATCCCTGGTGACTGTCCTGTTGACGAACAGAGCTGGAGGATACAGCCTGAGGGTCTCCTTCAACACCATATTAACCTGATATCATGACAACATCGCTAGTGTTATTATAATGTTCCAGTTAGGTGATATCGTCAAGAATAAGAAAAGCTGTAGTATTCATTCAAGTAAATAAGGCTCACAATTTTCAGACTGCTCAGGGTTTCCGCGTTTGGGTGCTCGTTCTTGCCACACACTTGAAGGACTTCATCTCGGGCCTTGTGTTGCCATTCTTGATGCAATGCCAGCAGAAGTGTTGCCCAAGTCAACAAATTTGCAGTTGTTTCCTTACCGGCAAAGTAAAATGTCTTGCACTCATCAATGATCTCTTCGATTCCCATTTTAAACTCATTGTCAGCTTTGCTGGCTGATAGCATCAAGCCAAGCAAATTTTTGGAATCTTCACACTTGTTTCGATTTATCTCAATCAATCTGCGCAGGGAATTTCGGATCTCCTTGTTTAGGCTATGCCTTCTTCGGTTCTTCTTTGTCGGCACATACCTAAGAGAGAAAGAGGTCATATTCTTTTTCCCTAGCTGTGAATGAAGAGCATGAGTAGCAAGAGAGAGAGATGCAAACATTTTATTTTCTGATGTAAAAATGTAGAAATATGTAGGAACTACTCCGTATATGTTTAGTAATAGAGAATAAATGGTGACCCAACTTCAAGTTTATGAGTCAATCTCACCTGAAGCCAGGAAAGTAGAAGGTTCTCATAGCAAGTATGACAAGTTGTATCTGTTCATCTTGCAATTGAAAAATTCGCTTTCCTTCCTCATAGCTACTTCCAAATGCCACACAAGAAATGACATCCGCACTCAAAGTGTGGAATTCTTTATTTACATCGATCTCAAACTCTGCTCGAGTTTCTCCTTGGACTTCCCATTCATCCAGCATGGATGAAGTGATAGCTGATATTTCTGGTATCCAACCCTACCAAATCCAAACAAGTTTAGTGGTATACCATATCTTA
The sequence above is a segment of the Triticum dicoccoides isolate Atlit2015 ecotype Zavitan chromosome 1A, WEW_v2.0, whole genome shotgun sequence genome. Coding sequences within it:
- the LOC119278866 gene encoding cytochrome P450 734A1-like, producing MGAVAALLLAGLLAALTYVLCALHSIVWVPYRLERRLRCQGIRGPPRSLLSGNAAEYVAMTKAAQSSPLASFHHAFIGRAAPQYRERAARYGRPFVFWFGPRPRLVVSGPEVAKAVLTDSTGAFEKGTTGSGNNPQARQLIGEGLVGLTGEKWAHHRRVISPAFNMERVKGWIPEISAITSSMLDEWEVQGETRAEFEIDVNKEFHTLSADVISCVAFGSSYEEGKRIFQLQDEQIQLVILAMRTFYFPGFRYVPTKKNRRRHSLNKEIRNSLRRLIEINRNKCEDSKNLLGLMLSASKADNEFKMGIEEIIDECKTFYFAGKETTANLLTWATLLLALHQEWQHKARDEVLQVCGKNEHPNAETLSSLKIVNMVLKETLRLYPPALFVNRTVTRDVKLGKLDIPAGTQLNLPIIDIHHDVDIWGANAEEFDPSRFADGKSYHLGAYFPFGIGPAICVGQNLAMVEAKLVLAMVLQRFAFDVSPSYVHAPMMVMTLQPQYGAQLLIRKI